From one Rosa rugosa chromosome 4, drRosRugo1.1, whole genome shotgun sequence genomic stretch:
- the LOC133744980 gene encoding uncharacterized protein LOC133744980: protein MAAAIASMTARLATKLSLREGEEPVDLGNLRVPGKEFLAHHFYLVGKLNTCRAVVLDSFRSAVRSMWRLTGTVEVQPRGDRFLFTFTHESDVARVKKGGPWGFQRAIILLNDYDGFSEIAEVKLDFVWIWVVLQGIPPGLLTELTVRLVGGMIGKVLEVDRLALRRGEARVWLILSINDPVRLDRRVRVSPTDVLTLRFRYERLLGRCRLCALLNHGGQRCPREEES, encoded by the coding sequence ATGGCTGCTGCTATTGCCTCCATGACTGCCAGGCTAGCGACCAAGTTGTCGCTCAGAGAGGGAGAAGAACCGGTGGACTTGGGGAACCTTAGGGTTCCGGGGAAAGAATTTCTTGCTCACCATTTTTACTTGGTGGGGAAACTCAATACTTGTAGGGCGGTGGTCTTGGATTCGTTCCGGAGTGCTGTTCGATCCATGTGGAGACTGACGGGGACGGTGGAGGTCCAACCCCGGGGCGACCGTTTTCTGTTTACATTCACCCATGAAAGTGATGTTGCGCGGGTGAAGAAGGGAGGCCCGTGGGGCTTTCAAAGGGCTATAATTCTGCTGAATGACTATGATGGCTTCTCGGAGATTGCTGAAGTGAAGCTTGATTTTGTTTGGATCTGGGTTGTGCTTCAAGGCATCCCACCGGGTTTATTGACTGAACTCACGGTCAGGTTGGTGGGAGGGATGATTGGCAAGGTTCTGGAGGTGGATCGCTTGGCTCTTCGTCGTGGGGAAGCCCGGGTTTGGCTTATTCTCTCCATCAATGACCCGGTGCGCTTGGATcgtagggttagggtttctcccACTGACGTCCTGACATTGCGCTTCCGGTATGAGCGGCTTTTGGGGCGGTGCAGGCTGTGCGCTCTTTTGAATCATGGCGGGCAGCGGTGTCCTAGGGAGGAGGAGTCGTAA
- the LOC133743671 gene encoding uncharacterized protein LOC133743671 isoform X2, which produces MAISSLGFACRPNFNLRTPTFQCIGKVQLNLVAAMEAIDEQEGRSKDNKTNDSASGMRDGKAPQWKKLNSKEVGISSSMIDKPTRKVLNGLKRKGFEVYLVGGCVRDLILKRTPKDFDILTSAELREVTRTFSWCQVVGRRFPICHVHIGDTVVEVSSFSISARSFGRNSRSDFKKPVRCDDKDFMRWSNCLKRDFTINGLMFDPYARIVYDYLGGIEDLRKAKVQTVVPASSSFREDCARILRAIRIAARLGFRISKETANSIKNLSYSILRLDKGRILMEMHYMMAYGSAEASLRLLWKFGLLELLLPIQAAYFVRHGFRRRDKRSNMLLSLFSNLDKLLAPDKPCHSSLWIAILAFHKALSEQPRDALVVAAFTLAVHNGGDMSEAVDIARTITKPHDGSFHELLEPKSLDSEAYSKEVKDLEACFRLALDHMTDQQIVSEAMAAYPQAPFSDLVFIPWGLSLRVSQIFNCVKVGGKLGFVAKQGSKIDYESLAQGSLPEVRHIFARVVFDTIYPL; this is translated from the exons ATGGCGATTTCAAGTTTAGGGTTTGCTTGCCGACCCAATTTCAACCTCCGCACTCCCACCTTTCAATGCATTGGCAAG gTTCAATTGAACTTGGTTGCGGCCATGGAGGCGATTGATGAGCAAGAGGGTCGCTCTAAGGACAACAAGACCAATGATTCGGCCAGTGGAATGA GAGATGGGAAGGCACCACAGTGGAAGAAGCTGAATTCGAAAGAGGTTGGGATTAGTAGTTCTATGATTGACAAGCCGACCCGAAAGGTTTTGAATGGGCTAAAGCGAAAGG GGTTTGAGGTATACCTTGTAGGAGGTTGTGTAAGGGATCTTATCTTAAAACGCACGCCAAAGGACTTTGACATTTTAACTTCAGCTGAATTGAGAGAG GTGACTAGAACATTTTCTTGGTGCCAAGTAGTTGGAAGGCGGTTTCCTATATGTCATGTGCACATTGGTGATACGGTAGTGGAG GTTTCCAGTTTTAGCATCAGCGCACGAAGCTTTGGTAGGAACTCAAGAAGTGATTTTAAAAAACCTGTACGCTGTGATGACAAGGATTTTATGCGTTGGAGCAATTGTTTGAAGCGTGACTTTACAATTAACGG GTTGATGTTTGATCCTTATGCAAGGATAGTGTATGACTACTTGGGAGGAATAGAAGATCTTAGAAAAGCTAAA GTCCAAACTGTTGTACCAGCAAGTAGTTCATTTCGAGAGGATTGTG CTCGCATTCTACGTGCCATAAGAATTGCTGCTCGTTTAGGATTCCGTATTTCGAAGGAAACAGCTAATTCTATTAAAAATTTATCCTACTCAATTCTTAGGCTTGATAAG GGAAGGATCCTCATGGAAATGCATTATATGATGGCGTATGGTTCTGCTGAAGCTTCCCTCCGATTATTATGGAAATTTGGACTTCTGGAACTACTTCTACCCATCCAG GCAGCATATTTTGTTCGCCATGGATTTCGAAGACGAGACAAAAGGTCTAACATGCTTTTG TCCCTTTTTTCTAACTTAGATAAACTTCTTGCACCTGACAAGCCATGCCACAGTAGCTTATG GATTGCAATCTTAGCATTCCACAAAGCACTCTCCGAACAGCCTCGAGATGCGTTGGTGGTTGCTGCATTTACCCTTGCTGTTCACAATGGTGGAGATATGTCAGAAGCAGTGGACATAGCCAGGACTATCACTAAACCACATGACGGTAGCTTTCATGAATTATTAGAACCGAAGAGTTTGGACTCTGAAGCATATAGTAAAGAGGTTAAGGATCTGGAGGCATGTTTTAGGCTGGCACTCGATCATATGACTGATCAGCAAATTGTCTCAGAGGCCATGGCAGCGTACCCACAAGCACCGTTTTCTGATCTG GTATTTATACCATGGGGATTATCTTTGAGGGTCTCCCAGATTTTCAACTGTGTAAAAGTGGGTGGGAAGCTGGGATTTGTGGCAAAGCAAGGAAGCAAGATTGACTACGAGTCATTAGCTCAGGGCAGCCTGCCAGAGGTTCGGCATATTTTTGCAAGAGTCGTGTTTGATACCATATATCCTCTTTAG
- the LOC133743671 gene encoding uncharacterized protein LOC133743671 isoform X1, whose product MAISSLGFACRPNFNLRTPTFQCIGKVQLNLVAAMEAIDEQEGRSKDNKTNDSASGMSNFCWDEGDGKAPQWKKLNSKEVGISSSMIDKPTRKVLNGLKRKGFEVYLVGGCVRDLILKRTPKDFDILTSAELREVTRTFSWCQVVGRRFPICHVHIGDTVVEVSSFSISARSFGRNSRSDFKKPVRCDDKDFMRWSNCLKRDFTINGLMFDPYARIVYDYLGGIEDLRKAKVQTVVPASSSFREDCARILRAIRIAARLGFRISKETANSIKNLSYSILRLDKGRILMEMHYMMAYGSAEASLRLLWKFGLLELLLPIQAAYFVRHGFRRRDKRSNMLLSLFSNLDKLLAPDKPCHSSLWIAILAFHKALSEQPRDALVVAAFTLAVHNGGDMSEAVDIARTITKPHDGSFHELLEPKSLDSEAYSKEVKDLEACFRLALDHMTDQQIVSEAMAAYPQAPFSDLVFIPWGLSLRVSQIFNCVKVGGKLGFVAKQGSKIDYESLAQGSLPEVRHIFARVVFDTIYPL is encoded by the exons ATGGCGATTTCAAGTTTAGGGTTTGCTTGCCGACCCAATTTCAACCTCCGCACTCCCACCTTTCAATGCATTGGCAAG gTTCAATTGAACTTGGTTGCGGCCATGGAGGCGATTGATGAGCAAGAGGGTCGCTCTAAGGACAACAAGACCAATGATTCGGCCAGTGGAATGAGCAA TTTTTGTTGGGATGAAGGAGATGGGAAGGCACCACAGTGGAAGAAGCTGAATTCGAAAGAGGTTGGGATTAGTAGTTCTATGATTGACAAGCCGACCCGAAAGGTTTTGAATGGGCTAAAGCGAAAGG GGTTTGAGGTATACCTTGTAGGAGGTTGTGTAAGGGATCTTATCTTAAAACGCACGCCAAAGGACTTTGACATTTTAACTTCAGCTGAATTGAGAGAG GTGACTAGAACATTTTCTTGGTGCCAAGTAGTTGGAAGGCGGTTTCCTATATGTCATGTGCACATTGGTGATACGGTAGTGGAG GTTTCCAGTTTTAGCATCAGCGCACGAAGCTTTGGTAGGAACTCAAGAAGTGATTTTAAAAAACCTGTACGCTGTGATGACAAGGATTTTATGCGTTGGAGCAATTGTTTGAAGCGTGACTTTACAATTAACGG GTTGATGTTTGATCCTTATGCAAGGATAGTGTATGACTACTTGGGAGGAATAGAAGATCTTAGAAAAGCTAAA GTCCAAACTGTTGTACCAGCAAGTAGTTCATTTCGAGAGGATTGTG CTCGCATTCTACGTGCCATAAGAATTGCTGCTCGTTTAGGATTCCGTATTTCGAAGGAAACAGCTAATTCTATTAAAAATTTATCCTACTCAATTCTTAGGCTTGATAAG GGAAGGATCCTCATGGAAATGCATTATATGATGGCGTATGGTTCTGCTGAAGCTTCCCTCCGATTATTATGGAAATTTGGACTTCTGGAACTACTTCTACCCATCCAG GCAGCATATTTTGTTCGCCATGGATTTCGAAGACGAGACAAAAGGTCTAACATGCTTTTG TCCCTTTTTTCTAACTTAGATAAACTTCTTGCACCTGACAAGCCATGCCACAGTAGCTTATG GATTGCAATCTTAGCATTCCACAAAGCACTCTCCGAACAGCCTCGAGATGCGTTGGTGGTTGCTGCATTTACCCTTGCTGTTCACAATGGTGGAGATATGTCAGAAGCAGTGGACATAGCCAGGACTATCACTAAACCACATGACGGTAGCTTTCATGAATTATTAGAACCGAAGAGTTTGGACTCTGAAGCATATAGTAAAGAGGTTAAGGATCTGGAGGCATGTTTTAGGCTGGCACTCGATCATATGACTGATCAGCAAATTGTCTCAGAGGCCATGGCAGCGTACCCACAAGCACCGTTTTCTGATCTG GTATTTATACCATGGGGATTATCTTTGAGGGTCTCCCAGATTTTCAACTGTGTAAAAGTGGGTGGGAAGCTGGGATTTGTGGCAAAGCAAGGAAGCAAGATTGACTACGAGTCATTAGCTCAGGGCAGCCTGCCAGAGGTTCGGCATATTTTTGCAAGAGTCGTGTTTGATACCATATATCCTCTTTAG
- the LOC133743671 gene encoding uncharacterized protein LOC133743671 isoform X3, translating to MIDKPTRKVLNGLKRKGFEVYLVGGCVRDLILKRTPKDFDILTSAELREVTRTFSWCQVVGRRFPICHVHIGDTVVEVSSFSISARSFGRNSRSDFKKPVRCDDKDFMRWSNCLKRDFTINGLMFDPYARIVYDYLGGIEDLRKAKVQTVVPASSSFREDCARILRAIRIAARLGFRISKETANSIKNLSYSILRLDKGRILMEMHYMMAYGSAEASLRLLWKFGLLELLLPIQAAYFVRHGFRRRDKRSNMLLSLFSNLDKLLAPDKPCHSSLWIAILAFHKALSEQPRDALVVAAFTLAVHNGGDMSEAVDIARTITKPHDGSFHELLEPKSLDSEAYSKEVKDLEACFRLALDHMTDQQIVSEAMAAYPQAPFSDLVFIPWGLSLRVSQIFNCVKVGGKLGFVAKQGSKIDYESLAQGSLPEVRHIFARVVFDTIYPL from the exons ATGATTGACAAGCCGACCCGAAAGGTTTTGAATGGGCTAAAGCGAAAGG GGTTTGAGGTATACCTTGTAGGAGGTTGTGTAAGGGATCTTATCTTAAAACGCACGCCAAAGGACTTTGACATTTTAACTTCAGCTGAATTGAGAGAG GTGACTAGAACATTTTCTTGGTGCCAAGTAGTTGGAAGGCGGTTTCCTATATGTCATGTGCACATTGGTGATACGGTAGTGGAG GTTTCCAGTTTTAGCATCAGCGCACGAAGCTTTGGTAGGAACTCAAGAAGTGATTTTAAAAAACCTGTACGCTGTGATGACAAGGATTTTATGCGTTGGAGCAATTGTTTGAAGCGTGACTTTACAATTAACGG GTTGATGTTTGATCCTTATGCAAGGATAGTGTATGACTACTTGGGAGGAATAGAAGATCTTAGAAAAGCTAAA GTCCAAACTGTTGTACCAGCAAGTAGTTCATTTCGAGAGGATTGTG CTCGCATTCTACGTGCCATAAGAATTGCTGCTCGTTTAGGATTCCGTATTTCGAAGGAAACAGCTAATTCTATTAAAAATTTATCCTACTCAATTCTTAGGCTTGATAAG GGAAGGATCCTCATGGAAATGCATTATATGATGGCGTATGGTTCTGCTGAAGCTTCCCTCCGATTATTATGGAAATTTGGACTTCTGGAACTACTTCTACCCATCCAG GCAGCATATTTTGTTCGCCATGGATTTCGAAGACGAGACAAAAGGTCTAACATGCTTTTG TCCCTTTTTTCTAACTTAGATAAACTTCTTGCACCTGACAAGCCATGCCACAGTAGCTTATG GATTGCAATCTTAGCATTCCACAAAGCACTCTCCGAACAGCCTCGAGATGCGTTGGTGGTTGCTGCATTTACCCTTGCTGTTCACAATGGTGGAGATATGTCAGAAGCAGTGGACATAGCCAGGACTATCACTAAACCACATGACGGTAGCTTTCATGAATTATTAGAACCGAAGAGTTTGGACTCTGAAGCATATAGTAAAGAGGTTAAGGATCTGGAGGCATGTTTTAGGCTGGCACTCGATCATATGACTGATCAGCAAATTGTCTCAGAGGCCATGGCAGCGTACCCACAAGCACCGTTTTCTGATCTG GTATTTATACCATGGGGATTATCTTTGAGGGTCTCCCAGATTTTCAACTGTGTAAAAGTGGGTGGGAAGCTGGGATTTGTGGCAAAGCAAGGAAGCAAGATTGACTACGAGTCATTAGCTCAGGGCAGCCTGCCAGAGGTTCGGCATATTTTTGCAAGAGTCGTGTTTGATACCATATATCCTCTTTAG